One Helicoverpa armigera isolate CAAS_96S chromosome 1, ASM3070526v1, whole genome shotgun sequence genomic window carries:
- the LOC110379387 gene encoding uncharacterized protein LOC110379387 → MRAFMVLACVALAYGRPEPPVGYSYSAPSRGISLGGHSGGISLGGGHSGGGSLSFGGGHSGGGLSFGGGHSSGGLSFGGGSIGGGSIGGGSIGGGSIGGGAIGGGFGGDDGAYAGGYSGGALVQKHIYVHVPPPEPVEQRQPRIPEVAPPQKHYKIIFIKAPTPPTPTAPIIPVQPQNEEKTLVYVLVKKPEEQPDIVIPTAAPTQPSKPEVYFIKYQTQKEGGIGGGDAGGIGGGAIGGGAIGGGAIGGGALGGGAIGGGIGGGDLGGISLGGGSGSGIGSGIGGGAGGHGGIEISGDFGASGGDDSGSDGHSGATSSQYGPPGHVAGPLH, encoded by the exons ATGCGCGCATTTATG GTACTCGCCTGCGTGGCGCTGGCCTATGGCCGCCCCGAGCCCCCAGTAGGCTACAGCTACTCTGCTCCCAGTAGGGGTATTTCCCTCGGAGGACACTCCGGAGGCATCTCTCTTGGCGGAGGTCATTCGGGCGGCGGCAGTCTCTCGTTCGGCGGCGGCCATTCCGGTGGCGGTCTCTCGTTCGGTGGTGGACATTCCTCTGGAGGACTTTCATTCGGAGGTGGAAGCATCGGAGGTGGAAGCATCGGCGGTGGAAGCATCGGAGGCGGAAGCATCGGTGGTGGAGCTATTGGAGGTGGATTCGGAGGAGATGACGGCGCATACGCTGGTGGATACTCTGGTGGAGCTCTTGTCCAGAAACACATCTACGTCCATGTGCCACCCCCAGAACCCGTAGAGCAGAGACAGCCCCGTATCCCTGAAGTTGCTCCTCCTCAGAAGCACTACAAGATCATCTTCATCAAGGCCCCGACTCCTCCCACCCCCACTGCTCCCATCATCCCTGTTCAGCCCCAGAACGAAGAGAAGACCCTTGTATACGTGCTTGTCAAGAAGCCCGAAGAGCAGCCCGACATCGTCATCCCCACTGCCGCACCCACTCAACCCTCAAAACCAGAAGTCTACTTCATCAAGTACCAGACCCAGAAGGAGGGCGGTATCGGTGGTGGTGATGCTGGCGGTATCGGCGGTGGTGCCATCGGCGGCGGTGCTATTGGCGGCGGTGCTATCGGAGGCGGTGCTCTCGGAGGCGGTGCTATCGGAGGCGGCATCGGCGGCGGTGACTTGGGCGGTATCTCTCTTGGCGGCGGTTCCGGCTCTGGCATCGGCTCTGGCATCGGCGGTGGTGCTGGCGGTCATGGTGGAATCGAAATCAGCGGTGACTTCGGTGCTAGCGGTGGTGACGACAGCGGATCTGACGGACACAGCGGAGCCACCAGCTCCCAGTACGGACCCCCCGGACACGTGGCGGGACCTCTCCACTAA